CCGGCACCGCCCCGCCGGCCACCGCCGGGCTCGACGTTGAACTCGCGCGGGAAATCGACGCCGTCATGGGCGAGATGTTCAAGCCCGGCGAGCCGGGGGCCGCCGTCATTGTCGTCCGCGACGGCAAAACCCTCTTTCGCAAGGGCTACGGCATGGCCAACCTCGAACTGGGCGTGGCGGTGGAGCCCGACATGATCTTCCGCATCGGGTCCATGACCAAGCAGTTCACCGCGGCGGCGATCCTGCTGCTGGCGGAAGAGGGGAAGCTCTCCCTCCAGGACGAGGTCACGAAATACCTTCCCGGGGTGAAGACCGGCGGGAAGAAGATCACGCTCGAGCACCTGCTGACGCACACCTCCGGCTTGCCCAGCTACACCGAGGCGGAGGGGTGGCCCAAGCTCTGGCGGCAGGACATGAGCATCGAGGAGATCCTCGACCTCACGAAGGACAAGCCCCTCGAGTTCGCCCCGGGCGAGCGCTGGAACTACTGCAATACCGGGTACGTCATGCTGGGGGCCGTCGTCGAGAAGGTCTCGGGTCAGACCTTCGGCGATTTCGTCGAGGCGAAGATCTTCAAACCGCTGGGCATGAACCGCACATCCTACGACAGCACCGAGCGGGTGATCCCGCACCGCATCCCCGGGTATCACCAGGGCAAGGACGGTTTCATCAACGCCCCTTACCTCAGCATGACCCAGCCCCACGCCGCCGGCGCCCTCATCTCCACCGTGGACGACCTGGCCCTCTGGAACGAGGCCGTCTTCGCGGGGAAGGTGCTCAAGGCGGAGTCCCTGGGCAGGGCGATCACACCCTTCAAGACCACCGGGGGCGAGTCCACGGGCTACGGGTACGGCTGGATGATCGGCAGCCTCCGGGGCCACCGCACCGTCGAGCACGGCGGGGGGATCATGGGCTTTTCGTCCTACGGTCTGAGCCTTCCCGACGACGGGATCTACGTCGCGGTCCTGACCAACGGCGTGGGCCCGGGCCGCGATCCCGAGTCCCGGGCGGTGCGCGTCGCCGAGGCGGCCCTGAACCTCCCCCCGGAGGCCATCCAGGCCGTCACCGTCCCCGAAAAGGACCTGGACGCGCTCGTCGGGGTGTACGAGGGTCCCACGGGGCAGACGCGCTACATCACCCGGGAGGGGGACAAACTCTGCTCCCAGCGCAAGGGGAGCCAAAAATACACCCTGACGGCCCTGTCCCCCACCGAGTTCCGCTTCCCGGACTCGCCCACCCGTCTCCTGTTCCACAAGGACGACCAGGGGAAAGTCGATGGCGTACGCCTCGAGACCCGGGTCGGCATGGCCGAGACCTACCGGAAAACGGACAAGCCCCTGCCGGCCGCCCGCAAGGAAATCACGCTGGAGCCGAAGCTGCTGGAGCGTTACGTCGGCGAATACGAACTCCAGCCCGGTTTTTCCCTGGTCTTCACCGCCGAGGACGGGCGCCTGATGATCCAGGCCACGGGGCAGCCCAAGTTCGAGGTCTTCCCCGAATCCGAGACCCGCTTCTTCCTCAAGGTGGTCGACGCCCAGGTGGAGTTCACCCTGGGCGAGGGCGGCAAGGCTACGGGGCTGACCCTCCACCAGGCCGGGGCGCACCTTCCGGGGAAGCGAATCCGGTAGGGGTTCACCCGGCGGGTGGGCGAACGCTCACCGCGGGTCGCCGTTGAGCACGAAGGCGGCCCAGGAGAAGGGGTGGGCGGCGGATTCCCGGCCGGGCTGCGTTTCCTTTCCCCGGAGAAGCGCCACCTGGGCACGCCGCAGGGCCTCGTCCTTGCGGAGGCCCTCTTTCAGGCCGGTGTAGAAGCGCTTCATCAGGAGGGCCGTGGAGTCGTCCGAAACACCCCAGAGCGAGGAGACGACGGCCGGGGCGCCGGCGTGGAAGAAGGCCCGGGTGAGACCCACGAGGCCCTCTCCCCCCCGTTCCTGGCCGAGGGCCGTCCGGCAGGCGGAGAGGACCACCAGGTCCGCGTCCAGCTTCAGGCCTTCGAAAATCTCCCAGGCATGCAGCAGCCCGTCCGAGGCCGCGGTCGCCCCCGGGGCCGGCGGGCTGAGCACCAGGCAGGAGTTCAGGGGGAAGCCGGGGTCAACGACTCCGTGACAGGCGAAGTGGACGTACCGGGAACCCGGGCTCGCCGACAAGGCGTTCTCCTCGGTGGCGGCATCCCCCGTGAAGACCCGGGCGCTCCCGGGGTAGAGACCCCCGATGGCCGTCACCTCGTCCCGGCTGGCCGGCAGCGCTCCCAGCCCCTCGCCGGGCATCTCGCGGAAGGCGAGCCTCGCCCGGGGGGAACTCTCGTCCCCGCCGCCGCAGTCAGGGTCCCCGAAGGCGGTCACGGACACGTGGGCCGACCGCGGGCCGGTGCGTTTCAACTCATCGTAGACCGTGCACGAAAGCGCCGTGGAAAGGGGGCGTTCCTCCACCAGGAAGCGGCCTCCGGGGGTCGTCAGGGCGGCGAAGGGCAGGGCGTGCAGGGGGCCGTCGGGGCAGATCAGCAGGCGTTGCGACGCGTGAAGCGGGCGGGAGGCCGGGCCGACGAGGAGCTTGAAGAGTTCCGTCGAGAGGCGTTTCAACCGGGCCGGGTCCACCCGACTCGTCACCAGCCGCCGGAACATCTCCACCCGCCGCCGGAGGTTCTCATCACCGGCTGGGACCGGGTAAACCCGCAAGTCCCTGCCGAGAAGGGCGAAGAGCCAGGTGTTCTTCTCCCCGGTGCTGTAGGACAGGAGAAGGGTCCCCGGCTCGAGGGCGGCTTCCACTTCGGGGAGGGTCAGCGGCCGGGGGTAGCGGAGAGAGGCCAGGCGGGGGGAGGCGGAGCGGATGGCCTCCTCGGCTTCCAGTTTCCGCATCTGAAGGTCATCCAGACGTTTTCGGAGCGCCTCCACCCGGTCCGCTTCCCGTTCGGGATCGAGACCGGCCAGTTCTTCCCGAACCCGCTCCTGCTCGGCCGCGAGGCGCCGGTGCACCCCGAGGGTCTCCGCGGGAACTTCCCGGGAGAAGTCGATGTCGCGCTCGGCCAGCATCTTCAGCAGCACGTGGGCGCGGGCCCGCTCCAGGGTGTGGAAGGCCTCCCCCTTCCGGTTCAGCCGGATTTGCACGTCCACCAGGTCATGGTAGAACTCCGCCTCGTACCCCGAGTAGAGTTCCTGCGTTTCCCGTCCTCCGCCCAGTCGGCCGCGGGCGTTCTCCACCGCGGAAACCGCCCTCCGGAAGCAGTCCAGGGCCTGCTCAAGCTCCCCGCGGTCCCGGTGGAGACGACCCAGTTCCAGCAGGGTCTCGGCTTCCTCCTGGGTCCCCGACAGGAAGCGGGCCAGGATGGCGAGGCTCTCCTTCAGGGTTTGTTCGGCCCGGTCGCTTTCACCCGTGACCCGGAGGATGTGCCCCAGGGTGATCAGGCAGGTGGCCCGCTCCACGGAAACCGGGGCGATGGCCCGGAACATGCCCTCGGCCTTTTCAACCATGCCCCGTGCCTCCCGGGCATTGCCCGCCGCCAGCTCCACCGCCCCGAAGTTGAACCAGGCACTGGCCTCGTCCGTTCCACCCGGGGCAACGGCGTGGAAGATCGTCAGCGCCGACCGGAAGGCGACCCGGCAGGACACAAAATTCTTCTCGGAGCGCGCCATGTTCGCGAGGACGCACTGGACCCGGGCGACCTCCACGCCCCCGGGGTCGATCTCCTCCAGGATGCCCAGCGCCTGGAGGCAGAGTTCACGGGCCCGGGCGAAGTCGTATCGGCGCTTGACCAGGATGCCGAGGTTTTTCAGGCACAGGGCCGTGTCGACGCTCCGGGGGCTCCGCGCCCGGAACAGTTCCAGCGCCCGCGTGTAGTAACGCTCGGCGTCCACCAGGTTTCCCCGTGCGGACTCCACGTTGGCCAGGTTGAGGAGGATTCCCGCCGCCTGGGGGTTGCCCGGGGCCAGTTTCTCCAGGAGCCCGAGGGCCGCGCTGAAGTGCGCCTGGGCGGCGGCGAGGTCACCCAGGCTCATGAGCACGCTCCCGAGGTTGGTCCGGGCGTAGACGACGTTGATGCTGCCGGGCGCCCGACGCTCACAGATGTCGAGGCCCTTCCGGATGTACTCCTCCGCGGCGGTGAGATTGCCCGCGTTCTGTTCCACGGCGGCGAGGTTGATCAGGACCATCGCCTCGTTCAGGCTGTCGGGGACGAGCTTGTGAAAAATGGCCAGGGCCGCCGTCATGTGCTCCCGCGCCTCGGCCGCCCTTCCCCGCTGCCGGGCCAGGTTGGCGAGAGAATTCAAAGCCATGGCCCGTTCCTGGGTTTCGGCACCCTCCTTGTCAAAGAGGGTGAGGGCCCGGCGGTAGCAGCGCTCCGCTTC
This Acidobacteriota bacterium DNA region includes the following protein-coding sequences:
- a CDS encoding serine hydrolase, with amino-acid sequence MKISKTVSLRGALTLALVAGALWTLSAGTAPPATAGLDVELAREIDAVMGEMFKPGEPGAAVIVVRDGKTLFRKGYGMANLELGVAVEPDMIFRIGSMTKQFTAAAILLLAEEGKLSLQDEVTKYLPGVKTGGKKITLEHLLTHTSGLPSYTEAEGWPKLWRQDMSIEEILDLTKDKPLEFAPGERWNYCNTGYVMLGAVVEKVSGQTFGDFVEAKIFKPLGMNRTSYDSTERVIPHRIPGYHQGKDGFINAPYLSMTQPHAAGALISTVDDLALWNEAVFAGKVLKAESLGRAITPFKTTGGESTGYGYGWMIGSLRGHRTVEHGGGIMGFSSYGLSLPDDGIYVAVLTNGVGPGRDPESRAVRVAEAALNLPPEAIQAVTVPEKDLDALVGVYEGPTGQTRYITREGDKLCSQRKGSQKYTLTALSPTEFRFPDSPTRLLFHKDDQGKVDGVRLETRVGMAETYRKTDKPLPAARKEITLEPKLLERYVGEYELQPGFSLVFTAEDGRLMIQATGQPKFEVFPESETRFFLKVVDAQVEFTLGEGGKATGLTLHQAGAHLPGKRIR
- a CDS encoding CHAT domain-containing protein, with the translated sequence MSTRIAIFVLVVLPLAPGWGVAGTGAPPGKLPGVRVEHVAPGGLAEKAGLREGDLLLAWAGAGPPGPGGTPGAPAGGVVRYPASLEAVESGLLSNFPVRLTGVREGRDRSFTLGWGDWKMTTGPVLPPEIAPEYEPCLSAFRSDTPAAGAEAWEKLAGRLKDRGDPVGACLVYLRAGDAWQDDRVRNPSSALRCFRTARDLAQASGLGEFLPYLWLRMAAALRASRDLSAAADAAREGIALLEKEEAGSPLLAGALAFQGDLLHPLGRGLEAVQCFERSLSILTPRGLDCHALWLAHCGLGFLAFWKGDYRKAETEYLEALACAERIYPDHVRLAFTLSRLGIVANRSGKPREAAAYLNKALEVGERTGPDTLEMAIVFLDRGVFKREGGDLDEAERCYRRALTLFDKEGAETQERAMALNSLANLARQRGRAAEAREHMTAALAIFHKLVPDSLNEAMVLINLAAVEQNAGNLTAAEEYIRKGLDICERRAPGSINVVYARTNLGSVLMSLGDLAAAQAHFSAALGLLEKLAPGNPQAAGILLNLANVESARGNLVDAERYYTRALELFRARSPRSVDTALCLKNLGILVKRRYDFARARELCLQALGILEEIDPGGVEVARVQCVLANMARSEKNFVSCRVAFRSALTIFHAVAPGGTDEASAWFNFGAVELAAGNAREARGMVEKAEGMFRAIAPVSVERATCLITLGHILRVTGESDRAEQTLKESLAILARFLSGTQEEAETLLELGRLHRDRGELEQALDCFRRAVSAVENARGRLGGGRETQELYSGYEAEFYHDLVDVQIRLNRKGEAFHTLERARAHVLLKMLAERDIDFSREVPAETLGVHRRLAAEQERVREELAGLDPEREADRVEALRKRLDDLQMRKLEAEEAIRSASPRLASLRYPRPLTLPEVEAALEPGTLLLSYSTGEKNTWLFALLGRDLRVYPVPAGDENLRRRVEMFRRLVTSRVDPARLKRLSTELFKLLVGPASRPLHASQRLLICPDGPLHALPFAALTTPGGRFLVEERPLSTALSCTVYDELKRTGPRSAHVSVTAFGDPDCGGGDESSPRARLAFREMPGEGLGALPASRDEVTAIGGLYPGSARVFTGDAATEENALSASPGSRYVHFACHGVVDPGFPLNSCLVLSPPAPGATAASDGLLHAWEIFEGLKLDADLVVLSACRTALGQERGGEGLVGLTRAFFHAGAPAVVSSLWGVSDDSTALLMKRFYTGLKEGLRKDEALRRAQVALLRGKETQPGRESAAHPFSWAAFVLNGDPR